The DNA region GTCTCCTCGAGCGAGATCCGATTACCTGGTGGGGACCTATACCTCTCAGCGAAGCTAGGCCTGAGGAATGACGTGAACAGAGTGATGCTCTATTTTCTGGGATGCTACGGAGGTGTGACTGGCCTCCGCGTGGCCAAAGACATTGCTGAGAACAACCCGGGAAGCCGTGTTCTTCTCACAACCTCTGAAACCACCATTCTCGGGTTTCGCCCACCAAACAAAGCTCGTCCGTACGATCTAGTTGGAGCTGCTCTGTTTGGAGATGGTGCAGCTGCTGTGATCATCGGAGCTAACCCGAAAGAGTGTGAAGCTCCTTTCATGGAGCTGCACTATGCTGTTCAGCAGTTCTTGCCAGGGACACAGAACGTGATCGACGGGAGGTTGTCAGAGGAAGGCATAAATTTCAAGCTAGGACGAGACCTCCCGCAGAAGATAGAGGAGAACATAGAGGAGTTCTGCAAGAAGCTGATGGGAAAGGCTGGTGATGAGTCGATGGAGTTCAATGACATGTTCTGGGCTGTTCATCCAGGGGGACCTGCGATTCTGAACCGTCTGGAGACAAAACTAAAGCTGGAGAGAGAGAAGCTGGAGAGCAGCAGAAGGGCGTTGGTGAATTACGGGAACGTGAGCAGCAACACGATACTGTATGTGATGGAGTATATGAGAGATGAGCTGAAGAAGAAAGGCGAGGCCGCACAAGAGTGGGGACTTGGCTTAGCATTCGGACCTGGAATCACCTTCGAAGGCCTTCTCATCCGCAGCCTCACCTCTCCCTGAGTAATTGTGGcgaaacaaaatacatatatatgtgtaattttACATTTggttacatatataaaacttattGTAAGCATGAAATGAGTATTGTTAAATTAAACCACATCTATACAAGATGCATGTGACTAGGAATGTTGGAAAAAGTCAGAAAAGTTGCAAACACGTGTCATAAAAGAAAGGACTCAGCTACTTGGAACCACAGAAACAAGAAGACACCAAACCCGTTACTTCCACTAAAAACAAGGGctcattctcctttttaattCACGCAGAGACACTTTGGCAGAGAGAGACATCGACGAACCATGAACTCATCGTGCATTTATTTCGTCATGTTCAGTCGAGGACAACACGATGAGGACAACATGTCGACACGTCGTCCATGGAAGAGGCCGGATAGTCATCATCATAAGCATCTTAACTTGTCACCAAACGAAGATGAAGAGCTTGCCAACTGTCTTGTGTTGTTGTCCAACTCAGGGGAAGCGCACGGAGGCGATCATCATCATAAACATGGACATGGTAAGGGGAAAACcgtcaaaaagcaaaaaaccGCTCAGGTGTTCCAATGCAAAGCTTGCAAGAAGGTGTTTACGTCGCATCAGGcattgggtggacatagggcaAGCCACAAGAAAGTGAAGGGCTGTTTTGCCTCTCAagataaagaagaggaagacgaagaggaatacaaagaagacgatgaggaggaggaagaggaggaagatgagatGGAGGACGAAGACAAATCGACGGCTCATATCCCAAGAAAGAGATCCAGCAACACTCACGAATGCACCATCTGCCATCGCGTCTTCTCATCGGGACAGGCTTTAGGAGGGCACAAGAGATGCCATTGGCTGACACCTTCCAATTATCTTCGTATGACGACGTCGTCACTCCACGATTCGGTCGGCAGACCTCAGCCCTTAGATCAACCATCTCTCGATCTGAACTTAGCTTGCCAAGAGTACTCCGTCGATCCAACGGCCATGAGCGTAGGGATGATCCAgagagatggtggtggtggcaaTAATCACAACGCTACTTCATCTTCATGGTTAAAACTCGCAAGTGGTGACTGGTCTTGACGACtgactaaattaattaattcattaagttgctaattacatatatatatatatatattctttaacttTCATTCGTTTATAATGATGATCTTTACATACAATTAATTAAGTCAGTGcatgaatttatatatagacTTGTATGGATTTTATGAATTACACTCTTTACGCCTTTTGCAGTGCTATACTACTGTTTAATATAACGAGCCATAAAGTTGTGCTCTAAACCCCAGTATAATATGTACTTGTTTAGCTATCAAGAACAAATATAATTTGGAAGTAATAAATCACACtgaattaagaaaatatcatatataaataaattaatatcacggATGAAATAACTCTTGTGATATAGCttatagtagtatatttttagATCAAAATGCTCTTTACAGCACCGAAAACACATAAACAATAGTCAACCGAATTGATAAGTGTAACTGTGTAAGTAATGATGAACTTTTTAACAACACAACTACAGATAGAGCCGTCAAGCCGGTTCATAACTTAACCGGGCCGGTACAATGATCCCTCCCTCCTCTGGTTTTGATGGTTTAGAGAAGAAAGTCTCTCTCCCCCCTCTTGGCTCTTTGCTTTTGCAtcagaaaaaagaacaaaagaaaaaaaaaaaaaaaagggtccgAGAGACGAatcggatgatgatgatgatgattaggtGGAGGAGGAGCTTGGCCTCTTCGACCTCTCTTATCTCAATCCCGCCGCCTCCTCACACAACAACAAGAGCCATGTCCTTCTCTtgctcgtcttcttcttcttcgtaccACAAGCAGACGAAGCATTCATTGAACGGTTACGCGAGAGGTCCTCGAGGTCTGGACTGGGCCAATCAGCCCAATCCCTTTCGCCGTTacctctctgctcctcttcttcctctcctacGCCCTAACGACGACGACTCTATcctctgctcctcctcctcttctctcctATCGTATTGTTCTCTGTTCGAGTCGCTTCCTCCTGCCAAGCCCGTCTCTCTCTCAACCATATCTGACCTTTTCTACCATTCCCTCGCTCTCTCCGCCTGGAAGACCACCGGCTTTTCCACCTGGCCCCTCCGCGTCAACCCCAGCAGCGGCAACCTCCACCCAACCGAGGCTTACCTCATCGCTCCGCCCATCGATTCGCTCTCCCAATCCGCTTTCGTAACCCACTACGCTCCGAAAGAGCACTCTTTGGAGGTTAGACTAGCTCAGAGCATTCCCTCTTCGTTTTTCCCTTCTTTCTTCCCTGCCAATTCCTTTCTTCCATCTTCTGGCGCGAAGCTTGGAAGTACGGCGAACGAGCCTTTAGGTACTGCAACCACGACGTCGGCCACGCCATCGCCTCTCTCTCCATCGCTGCCGCGGAGCTCGGCTGGCACGTGAAGCTTCTCGACGGCTTCGGATCCGATGATCTCAAGAGGCTTATGGGAATCCCTCACTTTCCCTCTTTTGAAGGCAAAGGCAAAGGCAAAGGCAAAGGTAAGCTCCCTGAGGTTGAGTCCGAGCATCCTGACTGCTTGCTCCTCGTTTTCCCAAACGGAACTAGCAGAGATATCATCATCGACTTAGACTACCTCGGGATTAGCTCTGCCATTAGAGATTTCCCAACTAGTCTAGATTGGATTGGGAAGCCCAATGAGCTGAGTAAAGAGCATTTTTGCTGGGACATCATCTATAAGACTGCCAAGGCTGTAGAAAAGCCTCCATCCATCTCCACCACTTCTATTGATGCTTCTTCCTTCAGAAGCAGCAGCGCTCTCTTCAGCCAGGGTTCATATCACGAGTTAACGGCCAGGCAAGTTGTTAGGAAGAGAAGAAGTGCTGTTGATATGGACGCTGTTACTTTTATAGACAAGTCTGCGTTTTACCAGATACTGATGCACTGCCTCCCTTCCGGCTCCGGCCAGCCCCAAAGGCAAGGGGATCAACTTGCGCTGCCGTTTCGGGCTCTTCCTTGGGATTCTGCTGAGGTTCATCTTGCCTTGTTTGTCCACAGAGTTTCGGGTTTGCCAAAGGGTTTGTATTTCCTAGTCAGAAACGAGGATCATCTCAGCCATCTCAAGACTGCTACGAGGCCTGATTTTGAGTGGAAGAAACCTGATGGATGCCCCGATGATCTTCCTCTCTACAAGCTCACCGATGGTGATTGCCAGAAGCTGGCCAAAGGACTATCATGTCATCAGGACATTGCAGGGGATGGATGCTTCAGCTTAGGCATGATAGCTCGGTTTGAACCGGCGCTGCGGGAGAAGGGCTCATGGATGTATCCTCGACTCTTCTGGGAGACGGGTGTTGTTGGCCAAGTTTTGTACCTGGAAGCACAGGCAATGGGGATCTCTGCTACCGGGATTGGGTGCTATTTCGATGATCCGGTTCATGAGATCCTCGGGATTAATGACTCTAGCTTTCAGAGTCTGTACCATTTCACTGTCGGAGGTCCCGTTGTAGACAAGCGGATCATGACTCTTCCTGCTTATCCTGGTCCTACCACTACCGATGCCTAGATCATCATATACTCTCTACTCCGGGTGCGGTGAACCAGCCTTCATTTTGTAATCTCGTGCCACGTTTTAGATCCATAATAACGAGTTAATCTGTAATAATTTGCTCTATCAAATAGAGACTATATATAACTTAAAGTCTATCTAAATGATTTTTGGTCATTTAGATATTACCAATCCAAAGTTTAATAAGATGATACTGTAGTTGGATTGTTTTCCTCAGATGAATTCATGCTGTAATTAAAGCCTAGaagattttttggattttgttttcataaaagTATCCGTAACAATAGAAATACTAgtgtttttcctttattttattctggataagaaagaaagaaaaaaactaacaatgCTTAGATGAGCTTTGAGTTAATgtaaaaatctagaaaatataaaattaaagaaatctagaaaattaaagattttttttttgtagattagtTTTTGTCAAGAaatccaatatatataatacatatgggTCATAGatatggagaaaaagaaaaagacagattaaaaaaaaaaaaaaaagggaaagctTAATTTTGCCATGGAAATGcaaaaggaagagagagctTCACCGAATCTTCCCGTTGATTTAGAGTTGGAAATACTATCAAGATTGCCTGCAAAATCTGTGGTGAGGTTTCGTAGCGTGTCGAAACTGTGGTCATCCATCACCACCACTCCTCATTTCATCAAGTCTTTCAATGTCCACTCGTCTGCTCGGCCGTCTCTTCTGCGTGTCTTAGAAGATGGGATGGAGCGGGTCTTCTTCTCGTTCCCCTATCACCAGGACCCCCAAAACCGTTACACTCCGGTGGGAAAATATCATATGCTGACCTCCTCCGAACTTGTAGGTGCTTTCGGTGGAGATCGTCCCTTCCCCTTGCCCATCACCTGTAGAATTTTGAAACTCCATCAACGGCTTGATGCTCTCTACTGATAATAGATATACCATCACCGTTTGGAACCCGTCCTTGAGACAACATGTCGTATTACCGGACCCTAAATTCCATTTCGACTCCCCACTACTATGCTATCTCGGATACGATCCCATCGACCAAAAGTATAAAGTGTTGGCTATGTCTTGTAATAAATATTCTCCGGGCGGAAACATTAGAGTTCTTACGTTGGGAGCTCAAGAATCGTGGAGAGTCATCAAAGTTCCCTCTGGCCTTTCCCAAGACCAAGACGACATACCCTTGAAACACTCCATCAAGTCGGGTATTATATATAGTGAGAGTCTTGTCCAAGGTGGAATATGCATCAACGGAGTTGTTTATTTTCATGAGATCCTTAGTAATTTTATTATGAGTTTTAATGTCAGATCAGAAACATTTGATACAATCAGAAAACCCGACGGTGCATGTGGTCTTCTTGACAGATATGTCATGACATATGCTCTGATAAACTACCAAGGAAAGTTAGCTTGGATTTGTTGTCGCAGCAACAGATTATGGGTTCTTGAAGATGCCAAAAGCAAATTAGATTGGTCGTTGAGCTACTTAAACCCTCTTAATCGTGATCCTTccactgatgatgatgatcaaatgATTAGCTCCTCCAAACACTATTTTAGTGGTGTCACTCATGGGCATGAAGTTATTTATAtgcctaaaaataaaaagaaacccTTTTGTGCTTTGTATCATGATCTCAAAAGTAACAGCACAAGACAAGTTGCTTACCAAGAAATTAACCACAAGTGGTCTTACTGTGATGACGGCTTCAAGGAGATGTTTGACTATGACTATTTTCCCAATCACATCGAGAATATAATGTCTCTGAAAAGCCTTGGTTTAGCTGATTCTTAAAAATTCACTCaatttatatctataatgatttttattagtTTCGGCTCTATCATatgtatttgctttttttttttttttaattttttttttttttttttttttttattgttgtccaaaaaaatcTCGAGGTTATATATGTTGTATGATCCTTACTGATGCTTTAAATGAATTAAACTATGACAAATCTTTTCCCAACTCAACGATAGCTATATAAATCGATACTGAAAAATAACTAACAGCAGAACTGAATCAAGAAATAGCCAAAAAGgtttaaaacaaattactagaagctagcttcttcaatcttttccaTTAAGTCGACATAACAGGGGATCCaaatgaagaataaaaaataaagaaaataagcaaaaggTGAGGCTTTGGGGGTTCAAAGAGatgcaataacaaaaaaaaaaaagtcttctcCTTAAAGTATCTACTCACCTGATCCCAAGTCTTGTCTCTGGACAAGTGTATATATGCTGGTTTGCTTATCCACTCTTCTTTCAATTGCAacaatattagttttttttttttttttttcaactaaaaacatTTTGAGACGTAATCCGTGTCAAATTCACCAGTATTGTGGTTTGAAGGGCTGAGCAGGAGCCCCTGCTATGTCTTTTTCCGACAGCAATTTCAGCTTCTGCGACCACATTTTAAACAGTTGGAAGAATCTTTTAGATATGATTTTTGCCTTTAGCCAACCAtcaattgtttatatatttgtgttacCGTGATGTACTGTGGGGGATCGTCGAAACTAGTGGAGCCTAGTACCACTTCTCTCCTCAAACTGCTTGTCAACTTGTGGCAAACTCGGAGCTGTGAAAAAAGTTTAGTCTCATCACTTGTTTTTTGTCCAATGTTTCTGACAtaagatttgataaaaaaagCATATATAGTATTCACTACTCAGGTCTGATTTGTTTGAATGTATACCTCGGATCGAGTTGCCCCACCAATAATGAATACAAAGATGCGTTGCCCCAGCTTCTTGAAGTCCGTAGAAGCACTTTTCAACACTGAGTCACTGAGTGAGAAGAAAGATACCCCCTACTCTTAGAACAACCAAAAGTggacaaaattacaaaaatatgtaaaacagaGAGCGTGCCTGGAGTATCCATCGTCAGAAGTCTGAGGACGCACCCATGTTGCAGTTCTTCTTGATCTCATAGAATGAGGGGTGGCTTTTCGATCTGGAACCGCTGTAGGAGCAGAACTCTTCCTGACTGATCCTGTTTTTGGTTCACTCTCCTCCTTATGACTTGATTGGTTCATACACAGATAGTCGCTTTTAGATAGATCGCCTTTCACGAGTTTCTCAAGCAGCTCCTGCAACAgcaacaattaacataattaacaaAGGCTTAGCTGATCAGCCACTTCATGATTACATAGTTGAAAAGCCGGGGGAGGGGGAGTGTTCTGTGTTCATCTATCTACCTCGAGCATGGGATAAAACCGGAACAGTtgccatgtttcttcttcaccagATCGATCTTTcctgtttgcttgttttgtcTATACCAAGTATGTAAAAGAGTATTCATAaaaccgtcttcttcttctttttccatatAACAAAACTGAATCTTATACCTTTCCAGCGTCAAACTTGAGGGAGAAACTACCGGATTTAGCCTTGTTTTCTGGAGATCCAGCTATCAACTGCATGTTGCTTATAACCTTCATATCCACAGGAGATAATCTAGCAAGCTAATAATATCATTATATTTATTAGCAATCTGTTCCATGCGTCACAAAATCTCTAGCtatcacacaaattaaaagcTATACCTGCATTAGCTTTACACCCTTGTCACCTTCAAACTTCTCGGGGTACACTGTTGCATAAATCATCAATAGCCGTAA from Camelina sativa cultivar DH55 chromosome 3, Cs, whole genome shotgun sequence includes:
- the LOC104758333 gene encoding protein transport Sec1a-like; this encodes MRSKDGSELSTRDLQKIVQALPQYGEQVDKLSTHVELAGKINRIIRDTGLRDLGQLEQDLVFGDAAAKDVINFLRTNQDTNPENKLRLLMIYATVYPEKFEGDKGVKLMQLARLSPVDMKVISNMQLIAGSPENKAKSGSFSLKFDAGKTKQANRKDRSGEEETWQLFRFYPMLEELLEKLVKGDLSKSDYLCMNQSSHKEESEPKTGSVRKSSAPTAVPDRKATPHSMRSRRTATWGVSFFSLSDSVLKSASTDFKKLGQRIFVFIIGGATRSELRVCHKLTSSLRREVVLGSTSFDDPPQYITKLKLLSEKDIAGAPAQPFKPQYW